In Acidaminococcus fermentans DSM 20731, one genomic interval encodes:
- a CDS encoding LysR family transcriptional regulator, whose amino-acid sequence MDFREFQYVVTIADCCSITDAAKQLYISQPSLSYALAKIEKEIGLKLFDRSKQPLVLTDAGQYYVSVARQFLRDKSNFQNHLADLKNGANGSISLGIPAERSGYMLPPVLPQFRRKFPGSSFYIQEASTTELFSLLRNNKVSFIVVPCNEEDLPAHLKAEFIYPEDLILVAGKDALSPDMFLNQEQRIVDLKKFADMPFIRIKKAHSVHAKVNRLFQKANITPNILLEEESSISAAQLAAGGLGFTIVPGRARAILGKDWQDYCYRCTPQPIHWEVNAIYKENTYLNKAERYLIELLKEHFGNHQKKD is encoded by the coding sequence ATGGATTTTCGGGAATTCCAGTATGTGGTCACCATTGCGGACTGCTGCAGCATCACCGATGCGGCCAAACAACTCTATATTTCTCAGCCTTCCCTGAGCTATGCCCTGGCAAAAATTGAAAAGGAAATCGGCCTGAAGCTGTTCGACCGTTCCAAACAGCCCCTGGTCCTTACTGACGCCGGCCAGTACTATGTCTCTGTAGCCCGGCAGTTTTTGCGGGACAAAAGCAACTTCCAGAATCATCTGGCCGACCTGAAGAACGGCGCCAACGGATCCATCAGCCTGGGGATCCCTGCGGAGCGTTCCGGCTATATGCTCCCTCCCGTACTGCCCCAGTTCCGCCGGAAATTCCCTGGTTCTTCCTTCTACATCCAGGAAGCCAGCACCACCGAACTGTTCAGCCTGCTGCGGAACAACAAAGTGTCCTTCATTGTGGTTCCTTGCAACGAAGAAGATCTTCCGGCCCACCTGAAAGCGGAATTCATTTATCCGGAAGACTTGATCCTGGTGGCCGGAAAAGATGCCCTTTCTCCCGACATGTTCCTGAATCAGGAACAGCGCATTGTGGATCTGAAAAAATTCGCGGACATGCCTTTCATCCGGATCAAAAAAGCCCATTCCGTCCACGCCAAAGTCAACCGGCTGTTCCAGAAAGCCAACATCACCCCCAACATCCTCCTGGAGGAGGAAAGCAGCATTTCCGCCGCCCAGCTGGCAGCCGGCGGTCTGGGATTCACCATCGTCCCCGGCCGGGCCCGGGCCATCCTGGGGAAAGACTGGCAGGACTATTGCTACCGGTGCACCCCCCAGCCCATCCATTGGGAAGTCAACGCCATTTACAAAGAAAACACCTATCTGAACAAAGCGGAACGGTATCTCATCGAACTGCTGAAAGAGCATTTTGGAAACCATCAAAAAAAAGACTGA
- a CDS encoding isocitrate/isopropylmalate family dehydrogenase, with protein MEEKDRQEQSIRNAMEQFGRLIREDFKRIEAIKQAPGRKDFKKLDHITVGILPGDGIGPCIMEQALRVAKYLLKDEMASGKVEFRTIPGMTIEERVQKNESLPAEVLEACKACDVLVKGPFVTPRAGDPWPNMVSANSLLRRALQLYAAVRPVRIPEKGIDWTFFRENIEGEYIWGNKGIQVDDDLAVDFKVLTRPGAERICRAAFEFAKNNGKTNVTVVTKANIVKLVDGNFLKTAHALEKEYPGITVREELVDSMAAKITDQEFTKGMQVFLLPNLYGDIVTDVAAEYQGGLGTASSSNIGDQYALFEAIHGVGNFLVQHNRAQYADPCSLIRAMGEMISHIGYPEKKEQLVKALDICTRTERKVVITTDKDGATAEEFTDYLLDTLQREA; from the coding sequence ATGGAAGAAAAAGACCGTCAGGAACAGAGCATCCGGAACGCCATGGAACAGTTTGGCCGGCTGATCCGGGAGGATTTCAAACGGATCGAGGCCATCAAACAGGCTCCCGGCCGGAAGGATTTCAAGAAGCTGGATCACATCACCGTGGGAATCCTTCCCGGGGACGGCATCGGGCCCTGCATCATGGAACAGGCCCTGCGGGTGGCCAAATATCTGTTGAAGGACGAAATGGCCTCCGGCAAGGTGGAATTCCGGACCATCCCCGGCATGACCATCGAGGAACGGGTCCAGAAGAATGAAAGTCTGCCGGCGGAAGTGCTGGAAGCCTGCAAAGCCTGTGACGTGCTGGTGAAGGGGCCCTTTGTGACGCCCCGGGCCGGGGATCCCTGGCCCAATATGGTCAGCGCCAACAGCCTGTTGCGTCGGGCCCTCCAGCTGTATGCGGCGGTGCGGCCGGTGCGGATTCCGGAAAAGGGCATCGACTGGACCTTCTTCCGGGAAAATATCGAAGGGGAATACATCTGGGGCAACAAGGGAATCCAGGTGGATGATGACCTGGCGGTGGACTTCAAGGTGCTGACCCGTCCCGGAGCGGAACGGATCTGTCGGGCCGCCTTTGAATTCGCCAAAAACAACGGGAAGACCAACGTGACGGTGGTCACCAAGGCCAACATCGTGAAACTGGTGGACGGGAACTTCCTGAAGACGGCCCATGCCCTGGAAAAGGAATATCCCGGAATCACCGTCCGGGAAGAACTGGTGGATTCCATGGCTGCCAAGATCACGGACCAGGAATTCACCAAAGGGATGCAGGTGTTCCTGCTGCCCAACCTGTACGGGGATATTGTCACCGATGTGGCGGCGGAATACCAGGGGGGCCTGGGGACCGCCAGCTCCTCCAATATCGGGGACCAATACGCCCTGTTCGAAGCCATTCACGGGGTGGGGAACTTCCTGGTCCAGCACAACCGGGCCCAGTACGCGGATCCCTGCAGCCTGATCCGGGCCATGGGAGAAATGATCAGCCATATCGGCTATCCGGAAAAGAAGGAACAGCTGGTGAAGGCCCTGGACATCTGCACCCGGACGGAACGGAAAGTGGTGATTACCACGGACAAGGACGGGGCAACCGCAGAAGAATTCACGGATTATCTGCTGGATACCCTGCAGCGGGAAGCATAA
- a CDS encoding SLC13 family permease has translation MELGIISLLLLAVAIAIGFFRKTNVGLVCLLFAFVLGKVAGIPTAEILKGFKPNLFINLMGVTLLFSILNKNGTIELLARKIVSLAGSNKYLIPIAVFLMGALLTGIGPGSIPLLAIMPAIAIPLARARGYNPLMLAIIGCSGCFGGRMSPITPEGLLSYDLLRQSGLDAVAAVRSIYTAQMISGILIALAAFVYYKGYRIQMPEKGTEEKLSGFTGQQLLSLLGLLVMAVLVIAFKQNVGLTSFSVSAILLMCHAASEKDSLKAIPWGVLLMVSGVSTLMNLVIKTGGIKLLTAALSTFMNSYTAPAVMACTAGVMSLFSSGLGVVFPTLLPTVASLGQSVGVNPVELGSMVVIGGTITGISPISTTGGLIMATLMADETEGTDKKGEEMKLFMELTVWALGILVVLTLLAGLGFYKIIF, from the coding sequence ATGGAGCTGGGTATCATTTCTCTGCTGCTGCTGGCGGTGGCCATCGCCATCGGCTTTTTCCGCAAGACCAATGTGGGCCTGGTCTGCCTGCTCTTTGCCTTTGTGCTGGGCAAGGTGGCCGGCATTCCCACGGCGGAAATCCTGAAGGGCTTCAAGCCCAACCTGTTCATCAACCTGATGGGCGTCACCCTGTTGTTCAGCATCCTGAACAAGAATGGTACCATCGAACTGCTGGCCCGGAAAATCGTGAGCCTGGCCGGTAGCAACAAATACCTGATTCCCATCGCGGTCTTCCTCATGGGAGCCCTGCTTACCGGAATCGGGCCGGGGTCCATTCCCTTGCTGGCCATCATGCCGGCCATTGCCATCCCTTTGGCCAGGGCCCGGGGCTACAACCCTCTGATGCTGGCCATCATCGGGTGCAGCGGCTGTTTCGGAGGGCGCATGAGTCCCATTACCCCGGAAGGACTGCTATCCTATGATCTGCTGCGGCAGAGCGGGCTGGATGCGGTGGCTGCGGTACGGTCCATCTATACGGCCCAGATGATCAGCGGCATCCTCATCGCCCTGGCAGCTTTTGTCTACTACAAGGGCTACCGGATCCAGATGCCGGAAAAGGGGACGGAAGAGAAACTGTCCGGATTCACCGGGCAGCAGCTGCTGTCCCTGCTGGGACTCCTGGTCATGGCTGTGCTGGTCATTGCGTTCAAACAGAATGTGGGGCTCACCAGCTTCTCCGTCAGCGCCATACTGCTCATGTGCCATGCAGCCTCGGAAAAGGACAGCCTGAAGGCCATCCCCTGGGGTGTGCTGCTCATGGTGTCCGGCGTCAGTACCCTCATGAATCTGGTGATCAAGACCGGGGGCATCAAGCTGCTGACGGCGGCCCTGTCCACCTTCATGAACAGTTATACCGCTCCGGCGGTCATGGCCTGCACGGCAGGGGTCATGAGCCTGTTCTCCTCCGGCCTGGGCGTGGTGTTCCCCACGCTGCTTCCCACCGTGGCTTCCCTGGGACAATCCGTGGGTGTGAACCCGGTTGAACTGGGGTCCATGGTGGTCATCGGCGGGACCATCACCGGCATCAGCCCCATATCCACAACCGGCGGGCTGATCATGGCCACCCTGATGGCCGATGAAACCGAAGGGACGGACAAAAAAGGGGAAGAAATGAAGCTGTTCATGGAACTGACCGTCTGGGCTCTGGGCATCCTGGTGGTGCTGACCCTGCTGGCCGGCCTGGGCTTCTACAAGATCATCTTTTAA
- a CDS encoding lactonase family protein: protein MKKSSWLRLVLSTMLLCMAGTGVGMANQKIEKGTKKMTTAYVGCRTTAKRYAHGKGISRYTIDEKGNWKLEGITKTLDNPAWLVLDQTKKYLYTVHGDAHEVSAFRIKEDGDLEFLDTVDSQGKNPVYGVVTPNNQFLLVASLQGGAVASLPIRADGSLGEAVSVEHFEGPKAGGISHAHACVLDRTGKWLLVPTQARGSGYDRVWVLALDENTGKLTRTSYAEARKYDEPRHLVFSKDNRHVYLVNEKASTLRVFDFDDQKGQLTARQVVPTLQDTYVGPNMASAIVLSRDGKQVYVSNRIKEGIPPEGEGYAGTFRGQETVVSYTIDPKTGLLGNPQWTNCEGYTPRFMTLTPEGQLLVANMDSDTLQFFAPEGKNGQLHFTGKTVKTESPCTVVFR, encoded by the coding sequence ATGAAAAAAAGCAGCTGGCTCCGCCTGGTCCTGTCCACCATGCTGCTGTGCATGGCAGGGACGGGCGTAGGGATGGCGAATCAGAAAATCGAGAAAGGAACGAAGAAAATGACTACTGCATATGTAGGCTGCCGGACCACGGCGAAGCGCTATGCCCACGGGAAGGGCATTTCCCGCTACACCATCGACGAGAAAGGTAACTGGAAGCTGGAAGGCATCACGAAGACTCTGGACAACCCGGCCTGGCTGGTACTGGACCAGACAAAAAAATATCTTTATACCGTCCATGGGGATGCCCATGAAGTCAGTGCCTTCCGCATCAAAGAAGATGGGGACCTGGAATTCCTGGATACGGTGGACAGCCAGGGGAAGAACCCGGTGTATGGCGTGGTGACCCCTAACAATCAATTCCTGCTGGTGGCCAGTCTTCAGGGCGGAGCGGTGGCCAGCCTGCCCATCCGGGCCGACGGGAGCCTGGGCGAAGCGGTCAGCGTGGAGCATTTCGAAGGCCCCAAGGCCGGCGGCATCTCCCACGCCCATGCCTGCGTGCTGGACCGGACGGGCAAATGGCTGTTGGTCCCCACCCAGGCAAGGGGCAGCGGCTATGATCGGGTATGGGTATTGGCCCTGGACGAAAACACGGGCAAACTGACCCGCACGTCCTATGCGGAGGCCCGGAAATACGACGAACCCCGCCACCTGGTGTTCAGCAAGGATAATCGGCACGTGTATCTGGTGAACGAAAAAGCTAGCACACTGCGGGTGTTCGATTTCGACGATCAGAAAGGACAGCTGACTGCCAGACAGGTGGTCCCCACCCTGCAGGATACGTATGTGGGACCCAATATGGCCAGTGCCATCGTCCTGAGCCGGGACGGGAAACAGGTCTATGTGTCCAACCGGATCAAAGAGGGCATCCCGCCGGAAGGGGAAGGGTATGCCGGGACCTTCCGGGGCCAGGAAACGGTGGTCAGCTACACCATCGACCCGAAGACGGGGCTGCTGGGGAATCCCCAGTGGACGAATTGTGAAGGGTACACACCCCGGTTCATGACCCTGACGCCGGAAGGACAGCTGCTGGTGGCCAATATGGACAGTGACACCCTGCAGTTCTTTGCGCCGGAAGGCAAAAACGGGCAGCTCCACTTCACCGGGAAGACCGTGAAGACGGAAAGCCCCTGCACTGTGGTATTTCGGTAA
- a CDS encoding aconitate hydratase, whose protein sequence is MAMNLTQKLFAAHLAEPAELVPGQEIKVTVDQTLTHDINAVMAYLAFEALDLDRVRTKLSVSYIDHNLLQIDNKTPDDHIYLQSIAQKYGLVLSKAGNGICHALQCSRFGKPGTLLLGGDSHTPSCGALGMLAIGVGGMDIAVALAGFPYVMKMPKVVKVNLKGRLRPGTAAKDIILEMLRRTTVKGGVGKVYEYVGEGVETLSIPERLTIANMGAEMGATTSVFPADGQVRAFLKAQGREQDYTEWLPNAGCGYDEEIQLDLDALEPLVACPHMPDNVMKVADVPKIPVQQVFIGSCTNGSYSDFKKVALVLKEHKINPDVSLVLGISSRQIYLRLLQDGVIADLVDSGARITEFACGPCCGIGIAPSSKGISVRTSNRNFKGRSSTADASLYLVSPEVAAATAIKGRLALPQEVMDDVSVLGTVKEPETYPINDNLFLLPPEDGRDISIVRGPNIKPLPVADPPEETLEAKVSLKARDNVSTDDITPASAQFSSMRSNMPAMAQYAFCRYDPDFAKRAQKDGKSFIVGGENYGQGSSREHAAITPMYLGVKMVIAKSFARIHKGNLINHGVIPAVFVDKAAYDGIDLDDTFHIDNLRDQMKNKTIEIQNLSKGNRFTVKLELTDQEVEILLAGGKLRFYKAKLAEENKK, encoded by the coding sequence ATGGCAATGAATCTGACGCAGAAACTGTTTGCGGCCCATCTGGCAGAACCGGCGGAACTGGTGCCGGGCCAGGAAATCAAAGTGACGGTGGATCAGACCCTGACTCACGACATCAATGCGGTCATGGCCTATCTGGCTTTTGAAGCCCTGGACCTGGACCGGGTGCGGACCAAACTGTCCGTCAGCTATATCGATCACAACCTGCTCCAGATCGACAACAAGACACCGGATGACCATATCTATCTCCAGTCCATCGCCCAGAAATACGGGCTGGTGCTGTCCAAAGCCGGGAACGGCATCTGCCATGCTCTCCAGTGCAGCCGGTTCGGGAAGCCGGGAACTCTTCTCCTGGGAGGCGACAGCCATACGCCCAGCTGCGGAGCCCTGGGGATGCTGGCCATCGGGGTAGGGGGCATGGATATCGCCGTGGCCCTGGCCGGATTCCCTTATGTGATGAAAATGCCCAAGGTGGTGAAGGTGAACCTGAAGGGCCGGCTCCGGCCGGGAACCGCCGCCAAGGATATCATCCTGGAAATGCTCCGCCGGACCACGGTGAAAGGCGGCGTGGGCAAGGTCTATGAATATGTGGGAGAAGGTGTGGAAACCCTGTCCATTCCCGAACGGCTGACCATTGCCAATATGGGCGCGGAAATGGGCGCCACCACCTCCGTATTCCCGGCAGATGGACAGGTCCGGGCTTTCCTGAAGGCCCAGGGCAGGGAACAGGATTATACGGAATGGCTGCCGAATGCAGGATGCGGATACGACGAAGAAATCCAGTTGGATCTGGATGCCCTGGAACCCCTGGTGGCCTGCCCCCATATGCCGGACAACGTGATGAAAGTGGCCGATGTGCCCAAAATCCCGGTCCAGCAGGTGTTCATCGGCAGCTGCACCAATGGGTCCTACAGTGATTTCAAAAAAGTGGCCCTGGTGCTGAAGGAGCATAAAATCAATCCGGATGTGAGTCTGGTGCTGGGCATCAGCTCCCGGCAGATCTATCTGCGGCTGCTCCAGGACGGGGTCATTGCCGATCTGGTGGATTCTGGTGCCCGGATCACGGAATTCGCCTGCGGCCCCTGCTGCGGCATCGGCATCGCTCCTTCCAGCAAGGGCATTTCGGTGCGGACGTCCAACCGGAATTTCAAGGGACGCAGCTCCACGGCGGATGCCAGTCTGTATCTGGTGAGCCCGGAAGTGGCGGCGGCCACGGCCATCAAGGGGCGGCTGGCCCTGCCCCAGGAAGTGATGGACGATGTAAGCGTGCTGGGTACAGTGAAGGAACCGGAAACCTATCCCATCAACGACAACCTGTTCCTGCTGCCGCCGGAAGACGGCCGGGACATTTCCATCGTCCGGGGCCCCAACATCAAACCCCTGCCGGTAGCCGATCCGCCGGAAGAAACCCTGGAAGCCAAGGTCAGCCTGAAGGCCCGGGACAACGTATCCACCGACGACATTACCCCGGCCAGCGCCCAGTTCTCCTCCATGCGGAGCAATATGCCGGCCATGGCCCAGTACGCCTTCTGCCGGTATGACCCGGACTTTGCCAAACGGGCCCAGAAGGACGGCAAGAGCTTCATCGTAGGCGGCGAGAACTACGGCCAGGGATCCAGCCGGGAACATGCGGCCATCACGCCCATGTACCTGGGCGTGAAGATGGTCATTGCCAAGAGTTTCGCCCGCATCCATAAGGGAAACCTGATCAACCACGGGGTGATCCCGGCCGTGTTCGTGGACAAGGCGGCCTACGATGGCATCGACCTGGATGATACTTTCCATATCGACAACCTGCGGGACCAGATGAAGAACAAAACCATTGAAATCCAGAACCTGAGCAAAGGGAACCGGTTCACAGTGAAACTGGAACTGACGGACCAGGAAGTGGAAATCCTGCTGGCTGGCGGCAAGCTGCGGTTCTACAAGGCCAAACTGGCAGAGGAGAATAAAAAATGA
- a CDS encoding LysR family transcriptional regulator, with protein sequence MDSRDLEYVMAIARTGSFSQGAQMLFISQPALSQYIRRLEKNLGVTLFYRNRNKVELSPAGAYYVKKGQAILRQMQDLEQTMRHWQQEEQRQLSIGVSQFYGKWFLTPYLQNIQKSLPQYQVRIVDGESRHLELLMIQRKLDFAIYPAPVVHQEIHFLPLGEEEILFAFSEENPEAMALLAQADKDGFLDLRYYRHFPFVLPKEGLKMHKAALNICRHLGFQPQSVYSSENLDTVYSLVNHNYGVGFLPDVIARNYNPRTNHVRFFHFKSRSNHRTIGLAFREDSPLRALAPKLVRAIKKGTAV encoded by the coding sequence ATGGATTCCCGCGACCTGGAATATGTAATGGCCATTGCCCGGACCGGCAGCTTTTCCCAAGGGGCCCAGATGCTGTTCATCAGCCAGCCGGCCCTGAGCCAGTACATCCGGAGGCTGGAAAAAAATCTGGGGGTGACCCTGTTCTACCGCAACCGGAACAAGGTGGAACTCTCCCCGGCCGGCGCCTACTACGTAAAAAAAGGACAGGCCATCCTCCGACAGATGCAGGACCTGGAACAGACCATGCGCCATTGGCAGCAGGAAGAACAGCGGCAGCTGAGCATCGGAGTTTCCCAGTTCTACGGCAAATGGTTCCTGACCCCCTACCTCCAGAACATCCAGAAAAGCCTTCCCCAGTACCAGGTCCGCATCGTGGACGGGGAATCCCGGCATCTGGAGCTCCTGATGATCCAGCGGAAGCTGGACTTTGCCATCTATCCGGCGCCGGTGGTCCATCAGGAAATCCACTTCCTGCCCCTGGGAGAAGAAGAGATCCTTTTTGCCTTCAGTGAAGAGAATCCGGAGGCCATGGCCCTGCTGGCCCAAGCGGACAAGGACGGGTTCCTGGATCTCCGGTATTACCGGCATTTTCCCTTCGTCCTGCCCAAGGAAGGACTGAAAATGCACAAGGCGGCCCTGAACATCTGCCGTCATCTGGGCTTCCAGCCCCAGTCCGTCTATTCTTCCGAGAATCTGGATACGGTCTATTCCCTGGTGAACCACAACTACGGGGTGGGATTCCTGCCCGATGTGATTGCCCGGAATTACAATCCCCGGACCAATCATGTGCGCTTTTTCCATTTCAAAAGCCGCAGCAATCACCGGACCATCGGCCTGGCCTTCCGGGAGGATTCTCCGCTCCGGGCCCTGGCTCCCAAACTGGTCCGGGCCATTAAAAAAGGGACTGCGGTCTGA
- a CDS encoding hydratase: MINLFKNGAYLVHGNEIIPEEELSRAEATLGRKIQKEEAQKGTIAYGILKAHNQNGDMDSLKIRFDALTSHDITYVGIIQTAKASGMENFPMPYILTCCHNSLCAVGGTINEDDHMFGLSAAQKYGGIFVPPHMAVIHQYMREMHAGCGKMILGSDSHTRYGALGTMAVGEGGGELDKQILKDTWDNPYPGVVAVYLTGSPKPWVGPHDIALAICRAVYKNGYVKNKVMEFVGPGVSSMTTDYRNAVDVMTTETTCLSSIWRTDEDTRAFLKEHHREGDYKKLDPAEVAYYDGCVQVDLSTVKPMIALPFHPSNAYEIDELNANLGDILRETEKKAAEVAQGRAAYSLTDKIHDGKLQVQQGVIGGCAGGNYVNVVEAANLLRGRAIGSGEFTLNVYPSSMPVYMDLAKKGMLTDLMAAGAVVKTAFCGPCFGAGDTPNNDGLSIRHTTRNFPNREGSKPGQGQMAAVALMDARSIAATAANNGRLTSAEEFADAFGNVPAYHFDDSAYKARVYNGFGNPEPEKELFYGPNIKDWPEMPALGDNILLKVCSKILDPVTTTDELIPSGETSSYRSNPMGLAEFTLSRRDPEYVGRTKAVKELELAREAGKDLSEVDKVLARVQGLPGSATLANTEIGSMVYANKPGDGSAREQAASCQRVIGGLANITQDYATKRYRSNVINWGMLPFHLKGEPTDFEVGDWIYVPEIRKVLDGDLETIPAYVVKESGTVPLTLYSKPLTEEERAIIKAGCLINYNRMKKAK; encoded by the coding sequence ATGATCAATCTGTTCAAGAACGGGGCCTACCTGGTCCATGGCAACGAAATCATCCCGGAAGAAGAACTGTCCCGGGCAGAAGCAACCCTGGGCCGGAAAATCCAAAAGGAAGAAGCCCAAAAGGGCACCATTGCCTATGGCATCCTGAAAGCCCACAACCAGAACGGGGACATGGACAGTCTGAAAATCCGCTTCGATGCCCTGACCAGCCATGACATCACCTACGTGGGGATCATCCAGACCGCCAAAGCGTCCGGCATGGAAAATTTCCCCATGCCCTACATCCTCACCTGCTGCCACAACTCCCTGTGCGCCGTAGGGGGGACCATCAACGAGGATGACCACATGTTTGGCCTCAGCGCCGCCCAGAAATACGGAGGCATCTTCGTACCGCCCCATATGGCCGTCATCCACCAGTATATGCGGGAAATGCACGCCGGCTGCGGGAAGATGATCCTGGGGTCCGACTCCCACACCCGGTACGGGGCTCTGGGGACCATGGCCGTAGGCGAAGGGGGCGGCGAACTGGACAAGCAGATCCTGAAGGATACCTGGGACAACCCCTATCCCGGTGTGGTGGCCGTATACCTTACCGGCAGCCCCAAACCCTGGGTGGGACCCCACGACATTGCCCTGGCCATCTGCCGGGCAGTGTACAAAAACGGCTATGTGAAGAACAAGGTGATGGAATTCGTGGGCCCCGGAGTCTCCTCCATGACCACCGACTACCGGAATGCGGTGGACGTGATGACCACGGAAACCACCTGCCTGTCCTCCATCTGGCGGACTGATGAGGATACCCGGGCCTTCCTGAAGGAACACCACCGGGAGGGGGACTACAAAAAGCTGGATCCGGCGGAAGTGGCCTATTATGACGGCTGCGTCCAGGTGGATCTGTCCACGGTGAAACCTATGATCGCCCTGCCCTTCCATCCCTCCAATGCCTATGAAATCGACGAACTGAACGCCAATCTGGGGGACATCCTCCGGGAAACGGAAAAAAAAGCGGCGGAAGTGGCCCAGGGCCGTGCTGCCTACAGCCTGACGGACAAGATCCATGACGGGAAACTCCAGGTCCAGCAAGGTGTCATCGGCGGCTGTGCCGGGGGCAACTATGTGAACGTGGTGGAAGCCGCCAACCTGCTCCGGGGCAGAGCCATCGGCAGCGGGGAATTCACCCTGAACGTATACCCCTCCTCCATGCCGGTGTACATGGATCTGGCCAAAAAGGGCATGCTCACCGATCTGATGGCTGCCGGGGCCGTTGTGAAGACTGCCTTCTGCGGACCCTGCTTCGGGGCGGGGGATACCCCCAACAACGATGGTCTGTCCATCCGCCACACCACCCGGAACTTCCCCAACCGGGAAGGGTCCAAACCGGGCCAGGGCCAGATGGCTGCCGTGGCCCTCATGGATGCCCGGAGCATCGCCGCCACTGCCGCCAACAATGGCCGGCTGACTTCCGCAGAAGAATTCGCTGATGCGTTCGGGAACGTGCCGGCCTACCATTTCGATGACAGCGCCTACAAGGCCCGGGTGTATAACGGCTTCGGGAATCCGGAACCGGAAAAGGAGCTGTTCTACGGACCCAATATCAAGGACTGGCCGGAAATGCCGGCTCTGGGGGACAATATCCTGCTGAAGGTGTGCTCCAAGATCCTGGACCCGGTGACCACCACCGATGAACTGATCCCTTCCGGGGAAACTTCTTCCTACCGGTCCAACCCCATGGGGCTGGCGGAATTCACCCTGAGTCGCCGGGATCCGGAATACGTGGGACGGACCAAGGCCGTCAAAGAACTGGAACTGGCCCGGGAAGCCGGAAAAGACCTGTCGGAAGTGGACAAGGTGCTGGCACGGGTACAGGGACTGCCGGGCAGTGCCACCCTGGCCAATACGGAAATCGGGTCCATGGTGTATGCCAACAAACCCGGTGACGGATCTGCCCGGGAACAGGCCGCCAGCTGCCAGCGGGTGATCGGAGGCCTGGCCAACATCACCCAGGATTACGCCACCAAACGGTACCGGAGCAATGTGATCAACTGGGGGATGCTGCCCTTCCACCTGAAGGGAGAACCCACGGACTTCGAAGTGGGGGACTGGATCTACGTGCCGGAAATCCGGAAGGTCCTGGACGGGGATCTGGAAACCATTCCGGCTTATGTGGTGAAGGAAAGCGGCACCGTGCCCCTGACCCTGTACAGCAAACCGCTGACGGAAGAGGAACGGGCCATCATCAAGGCCGGCTGCCTGATCAATTACAACCGGATGAAAAAAGCAAAATAA
- a CDS encoding 2-methylaconitate cis-trans isomerase PrpF family protein, with product MRKFPVVYMRGGTSKGCLFHREDLPEDSKEWDEIFLQVMGNPDPKQMDGMGGTVSSNNKIVIIWKSALPNVDIEYLVGQVIVGKKQVDYKSNCGNMTAAVPAYAVEEGMVPIVEPVTTVRMLNKNTDKYINVTVPIDPRTHTFAQEGDCHIAGIDGTAAELKVNFLDPAGAKTGKLLPTGKALDVLEIDGRKIEATILDVSNPLVLVRAEDVGLQGTELPAQVDADKEVSALLEKIRGAAAVKMGFARDLEDATAHSPAVPKVGFFTAPVSYTDIAGNQVDAGQMDLCARVISVFKCHKACPLTAASSIAVAAFVQGSIIEKTLGRQTEGRQAIRLGHPSGVMTVYPDLEVREEGNLDVKGVAVQRTARRIMDGTIYIRK from the coding sequence ATGAGAAAGTTTCCTGTGGTATATATGCGGGGTGGGACCAGCAAGGGCTGCCTGTTCCATCGGGAAGATCTGCCGGAAGATTCCAAGGAATGGGATGAGATTTTTCTCCAGGTCATGGGGAATCCGGATCCCAAGCAGATGGACGGGATGGGCGGGACGGTATCGTCCAACAACAAAATCGTCATTATCTGGAAGAGCGCCCTGCCCAATGTGGACATCGAATACCTGGTGGGCCAGGTCATTGTAGGAAAGAAACAGGTGGATTACAAAAGCAACTGCGGCAATATGACCGCTGCGGTGCCGGCCTATGCGGTGGAAGAGGGCATGGTCCCCATTGTGGAACCGGTGACCACCGTCCGGATGCTCAACAAGAATACGGATAAATATATCAATGTGACCGTCCCCATTGATCCCCGGACCCACACTTTTGCTCAGGAGGGGGATTGCCATATTGCCGGTATCGATGGAACCGCTGCGGAACTGAAGGTGAATTTCCTGGATCCGGCAGGAGCCAAGACGGGGAAACTGCTGCCCACGGGCAAAGCACTGGATGTGCTGGAAATCGACGGACGGAAAATCGAAGCCACCATCCTGGATGTATCCAATCCCCTGGTCCTGGTCCGGGCGGAAGATGTGGGCCTCCAGGGTACGGAACTGCCGGCACAGGTGGATGCGGACAAAGAAGTATCGGCTCTGCTGGAAAAAATCCGGGGAGCGGCTGCTGTGAAAATGGGCTTTGCCAGGGATCTGGAAGATGCCACAGCCCATTCCCCGGCGGTGCCCAAAGTGGGCTTCTTCACGGCACCGGTTTCCTATACGGATATTGCCGGGAACCAGGTGGATGCCGGCCAGATGGATCTGTGCGCCCGGGTCATCTCGGTGTTCAAGTGCCACAAAGCCTGCCCCCTGACTGCTGCCAGTTCCATTGCCGTGGCGGCTTTCGTACAGGGGTCCATCATCGAAAAGACATTGGGCAGACAGACTGAAGGCCGGCAGGCCATCCGGCTGGGGCACCCAAGCGGAGTGATGACCGTCTATCCTGATCTGGAAGTCCGGGAAGAAGGGAACCTGGATGTAAAAGGGGTGGCTGTCCAGCGGACGGCCCGCCGGATTATGGACGGCACCATTTACATCAGAAAATAA